A genomic segment from Gilvibacter sp. SZ-19 encodes:
- a CDS encoding LytTR family DNA-binding domain-containing protein, with protein sequence MQKVIIVDDEQAGRSLIREYLEDYPDLIVMAEVNNGVDAVKEINRFKPDLVFLDIQMPGLTGFEVITRLDELPQIIFSTAYDKYALKAFEVHAVDYLLKPYTKDRFRVAVERLGKSNSQDALAPLTNTLLMESNHYPERVLVSSNKKLITVEVAQIAWIEAYGDYSKLHTPAGSFVSNYGISSLADKLDPKLFLRVHRSAMVNLTAIKEVAKYGKSYEITVKSGEKVRVSRGYAEAVKNLIV encoded by the coding sequence ATGCAGAAGGTTATTATTGTTGACGATGAGCAGGCGGGCCGTTCGTTAATTCGTGAGTACTTAGAAGATTATCCAGACCTCATTGTAATGGCAGAGGTTAATAATGGAGTGGACGCCGTTAAGGAGATCAATCGTTTTAAGCCCGACCTGGTCTTTTTAGATATTCAGATGCCAGGATTGACCGGTTTTGAGGTCATTACCCGTTTGGACGAATTGCCGCAGATCATCTTTTCTACTGCTTACGATAAATACGCCCTTAAAGCCTTTGAGGTTCATGCGGTGGATTACTTGCTTAAACCCTACACTAAAGATCGATTCCGCGTGGCCGTAGAACGCCTTGGTAAATCCAATTCTCAAGATGCTTTGGCACCTCTGACCAATACTTTGTTGATGGAATCCAACCATTACCCGGAGCGCGTTTTGGTTTCTTCCAATAAAAAACTGATCACCGTAGAAGTGGCGCAGATAGCCTGGATAGAAGCTTATGGCGATTATTCTAAATTACACACGCCGGCAGGGAGTTTTGTGAGCAATTACGGGATCAGCTCTTTGGCCGATAAACTCGACCCAAAACTGTTCTTGCGCGTGCATCGATCTGCCATGGTTAATCTAACAGCAATAAAAGAAGTGGCCAAATACGGTAAGAGCTATGAGATCACTGTAAAGAGCGGAGAAAAAGTACGAGTTAGTCGAGGTTATGCCGAAGCGGTCAAAAATCTAATTGTATAA
- a CDS encoding sensor histidine kinase: MENTKKAWFDRTIASVRIKDILITFGLYMLFALMYHITLWVNRAGYNDPEDAIFQLVPFIRRGGMQYTIFFLLTIPVWLLIFRGLKDWKLYQRLLVHIVTLPVFVFAAKYIYYELSEAWGMWHLQGGAEVWDVYIPALFYMIQFGFFHAYEYFRKNQEKLKLEGELRQAALKSELSAIKAQLNPHFLYNVFNTINASVPPGQEKTRTMIAQLSDLFRYQLRASQEELVTLGEELEFVTKYLDLEKARYGDRLALNFNVDKALYKEKIPPMLLQPLVENSIKHGLSSIIEGGSISISIFKRGDKLMFELADTGIGIKDKEAAFTKGIGLANTQLRLQKMYQSQLEIFDNQPQGAIIKFAI, encoded by the coding sequence ATGGAGAATACCAAAAAAGCCTGGTTTGACAGGACAATTGCCAGTGTGCGGATAAAGGATATCCTGATCACTTTTGGACTGTACATGCTCTTTGCACTGATGTATCACATTACCCTTTGGGTCAATCGTGCCGGTTATAACGATCCGGAAGATGCGATCTTTCAATTGGTGCCTTTTATCCGCCGCGGTGGCATGCAATACACCATTTTCTTTCTATTGACTATCCCAGTTTGGTTGTTGATCTTTAGAGGACTCAAAGATTGGAAGCTTTATCAACGGCTCTTGGTTCATATAGTTACCTTGCCTGTTTTTGTCTTTGCTGCAAAGTATATCTACTACGAGCTCAGTGAGGCTTGGGGTATGTGGCACTTGCAAGGAGGAGCCGAGGTTTGGGATGTTTATATCCCTGCGCTTTTCTATATGATACAGTTTGGCTTTTTTCATGCTTACGAATACTTTAGAAAGAATCAGGAAAAATTGAAATTAGAAGGCGAGTTACGCCAAGCGGCTTTAAAAAGTGAACTCTCTGCCATCAAGGCGCAGTTGAATCCGCACTTTTTGTATAATGTTTTCAATACCATAAATGCCTCTGTGCCTCCAGGACAAGAAAAGACCAGAACCATGATCGCGCAGCTTTCTGATCTGTTCCGTTATCAACTTAGAGCGTCTCAAGAAGAGCTAGTGACCCTGGGCGAAGAGCTCGAATTCGTCACCAAATATCTAGATCTGGAAAAAGCGCGCTACGGCGATCGCTTAGCGCTTAATTTCAATGTCGACAAGGCCTTGTATAAAGAAAAGATCCCGCCTATGCTTTTACAGCCTCTGGTAGAGAATTCTATCAAGCACGGTTTGTCAAGCATCATAGAAGGCGGATCGATCAGCATCAGCATTTTCAAAAGAGGCGATAAACTGATGTTCGAGCTTGCCGATACTGGCATAGGGATCAAAGACAAGGAAGCGGCATTTACTAAGGGTATAGGGCTTGCTAATACGCAATTGCGCCTGCAGAAGATGTATCAATCCCAATTGGAGATCTTTGACAATCAACCTCAAGGAGCTATTATAAAATTTGCCATTTAA
- a CDS encoding serine hydrolase yields MTKRIIVLFTICLFTTNLFRAQAVDKAALNALIDSRISPGTPGIAVGVVYQGEVVYEHYTGLANLEFEVPVDAKSVFNIASVAKQFTAAMVLDLSIKGRLDLKDDIRTYLPDLYNGIKDPITLAQIITHTSGIRDYSDLMGIQRNPWWRREGLDNKDVVELLEKQESLNFNPGTDYTYSNSGYILLTEVIAKVSGEPFADYAKKWFAALGMEHTQYSDNYMEVFPNKATAYANWGDGRWQIYPMITNLHGDGFLYTTLADMLHYEKQVQAAVLAAGASWMAASQQALNLSPTGYSYGLEHSNFRGQPMIFHSGATGAYGAHVVRLPQDQLAVFVMNNGIVDASRLAMQVLETIYGPQEAKAPQAVMPAKIGSKPKEAELLGTYLLESSTKVNIVKRNDSLYREIEGATPVALAHVKGNVYKYTNGSGLVLAFVKSEQTPGQYDFELYHPEIPMRKGAWLPPLVINPEELKVLAGHYKNDELDSQMELQYLGEEQFSVKLKERALDATLIRANTIRVNGGYILKPQFAADGTLSGFLLNYGRVQNVFYAKMDPK; encoded by the coding sequence ATGACCAAACGAATAATAGTTTTATTTACCATTTGCTTATTCACTACAAATCTTTTTAGAGCGCAAGCCGTAGATAAGGCAGCTTTAAATGCGCTGATCGATAGCCGTATCAGTCCCGGAACTCCGGGCATAGCCGTAGGAGTAGTCTACCAAGGAGAAGTAGTATACGAGCATTATACAGGCCTTGCTAATTTGGAATTCGAAGTTCCTGTTGATGCTAAGTCTGTCTTTAATATTGCCTCGGTAGCCAAACAGTTTACTGCCGCTATGGTCTTAGACCTCAGTATAAAAGGAAGGCTAGACTTAAAGGATGATATACGAACCTATTTGCCAGATCTTTATAATGGTATAAAAGATCCAATCACTTTAGCGCAGATCATCACTCATACGAGCGGTATTCGTGATTACAGCGACCTTATGGGCATTCAACGCAATCCGTGGTGGCGCCGCGAAGGACTTGATAATAAGGATGTAGTTGAGCTTCTTGAAAAACAAGAGAGCCTCAATTTCAATCCGGGAACGGATTATACCTATAGCAATAGCGGCTACATTTTGCTCACTGAGGTCATAGCCAAAGTGAGTGGAGAACCCTTTGCGGACTATGCTAAGAAATGGTTTGCCGCTTTGGGAATGGAACACACCCAGTATTCCGACAACTATATGGAGGTGTTTCCTAACAAAGCTACTGCTTATGCCAATTGGGGCGATGGTCGCTGGCAGATCTATCCAATGATTACCAACTTACACGGCGATGGTTTTTTATATACAACTTTGGCCGATATGCTCCATTATGAGAAGCAAGTGCAAGCTGCGGTTTTAGCGGCAGGAGCTTCGTGGATGGCAGCGAGTCAACAAGCACTGAACCTATCACCCACGGGTTATAGTTATGGTTTGGAGCACAGCAATTTTAGAGGCCAGCCCATGATCTTTCACTCCGGAGCAACTGGCGCTTATGGAGCCCATGTGGTTCGCTTACCTCAGGATCAGCTGGCTGTCTTTGTAATGAACAACGGGATAGTCGATGCGAGTCGTCTGGCCATGCAAGTTTTAGAGACTATCTATGGGCCGCAGGAGGCTAAAGCTCCCCAAGCTGTTATGCCGGCCAAGATCGGAAGCAAACCAAAAGAAGCTGAGCTATTGGGAACCTATCTTTTAGAATCCAGTACAAAGGTGAATATTGTAAAACGCAACGACAGTCTGTATCGAGAAATAGAAGGAGCTACCCCTGTGGCATTAGCACATGTAAAAGGAAATGTATATAAGTATACCAACGGATCTGGGCTGGTTCTGGCATTTGTAAAAAGTGAGCAGACCCCTGGGCAGTATGACTTTGAGTTGTATCATCCCGAGATTCCAATGCGCAAAGGAGCGTGGTTACCTCCTCTGGTAATCAACCCTGAGGAATTAAAGGTATTAGCGGGCCATTACAAGAATGACGAACTGGATTCTCAAATGGAATTGCAATACCTGGGCGAAGAACAATTCAGCGTAAAACTCAAAGAGCGGGCGCTAGACGCTACCCTCATCCGGGCGAACACCATTCGTGTAAACGGTGGATATATCTTAAAGCCACAGTTTGCCGCAGATGGCACCCTAAGCGGTTTTTTACTAAATTATGGTCGGGTGCAAAATGTGTTCTATGCTAAAATGGATCCGAAATAA
- a CDS encoding outer membrane beta-barrel family protein, with protein sequence MNITIKKRISLLFFALSSFMLQAQDLELRGSLADQNEAPIAFATTYLYQVQDSTLVKATISDEAGNFIIKELQPGSYYLQLNSLGFAPYTSAAITLNDSMTLPQIVLEEAAEALDQVTIVAEKPIVEVLADKTVFNVDKTINATGSTGFELLRKAPGVLIDNNNSIIVEGKAGVQIYIDGRPSVLAGQDLINYLETLQSTDIESIEIITQPSSKYEAAGNAGIINIILKRNKSLGTNGSLTLGYIQGKYPRVNSSINLNNRGKKTNIYGTYSNRFGQGFGFIDLFRRQNGTTFDQRSTTVLDNNNHNIKTGIDYYINDRHTFGALFTANFSNVINNTNSRTPIIPAGQPMPVEVLIAQSNSDNVAANLNGNLNYKYKDTIGREFTVDLNYGNFNSDRNNFQPNYYLDGAQQDTVSESIARFITPIKIDIFAGQVDYEQPLWGGKLGAGLRYSYVQTNNVFDFFDVIDGMEILNLEQTNTFDYTEQINAAYLNYNIRWDKWNLQFGLRVEQTISEGDLTSAQDNANALVERNYTNWFPSGGITYQLNQKNSLALTYSRRIQRPTYQSLNPFQFKIDELTFRQGNPFLQPQYTNNIKLSHTHNYRLTTSFTYTYISDFFAQVTEALGEDQNFINQRNVANQRVYNIGVSYPTRINDWWSIYLSLNAFRSEYEATSPDFLPVSQNTLSFYGQNTFSLPVGLTFEVSGWFQSPSIWGGTYRTDSLGSLDVALQKKFFNDKLTVRVAGSDILFTSPWSGVTEFGDLVIDGNGGSDSRQFRLSLNYNFGSDEIKQARKRKTAIEDEKGRIEN encoded by the coding sequence ATGAACATCACAATCAAAAAACGAATCAGTCTTCTATTTTTTGCCCTAAGCAGTTTCATGCTACAGGCACAAGATCTAGAACTCCGCGGAAGCCTGGCAGACCAAAACGAAGCGCCGATTGCCTTTGCCACTACCTATTTATATCAGGTGCAGGACAGCACTTTGGTAAAAGCTACAATTAGCGATGAAGCCGGAAACTTTATCATTAAAGAATTGCAGCCTGGCTCCTATTATTTACAACTCAACAGTCTGGGTTTTGCTCCGTATACCTCCGCAGCAATTACACTTAATGATAGCATGACGCTACCTCAGATCGTGCTGGAAGAAGCTGCAGAAGCCTTAGATCAAGTTACTATAGTGGCAGAAAAACCAATTGTGGAGGTATTGGCAGACAAGACTGTCTTTAATGTAGACAAAACCATCAATGCTACCGGAAGTACCGGATTTGAGCTGCTTAGAAAAGCCCCAGGAGTCCTAATTGATAACAACAACAGCATTATTGTAGAAGGAAAAGCAGGCGTACAGATCTATATAGACGGGCGCCCTTCTGTCCTTGCAGGTCAAGACCTGATCAATTATTTAGAAACGCTTCAATCCACAGATATTGAATCCATAGAGATCATAACCCAACCATCTTCTAAATACGAAGCTGCAGGAAATGCGGGGATCATCAACATCATACTAAAACGCAACAAAAGCCTTGGGACCAATGGTAGTTTGACCTTAGGGTATATTCAAGGTAAATATCCAAGAGTTAACAGTTCTATCAACCTGAACAATAGAGGTAAAAAGACAAATATTTACGGTACCTATTCCAACCGCTTTGGGCAAGGCTTTGGTTTCATTGACCTCTTTAGACGTCAGAACGGTACCACCTTTGACCAACGCAGTACAACTGTTTTGGACAACAATAACCACAATATCAAGACCGGAATTGACTATTATATCAACGACCGCCACACTTTTGGGGCCTTGTTTACGGCCAATTTTAGCAATGTGATCAACAATACCAATAGTAGAACCCCAATTATTCCGGCTGGGCAGCCCATGCCCGTAGAGGTTCTTATAGCTCAGAGTAATTCAGACAATGTAGCTGCCAATTTGAATGGAAACCTCAACTATAAATACAAGGACACCATAGGACGTGAATTTACTGTAGATCTCAACTATGGCAATTTCAACAGCGATCGGAATAACTTTCAGCCCAATTATTATTTAGACGGAGCCCAACAAGATACGGTAAGCGAGTCTATTGCGCGATTCATCACTCCTATTAAAATAGACATTTTTGCGGGTCAAGTAGACTACGAGCAGCCTTTGTGGGGTGGAAAGCTTGGAGCCGGATTGCGTTACTCCTATGTACAGACCAACAATGTCTTTGACTTCTTTGATGTGATCGACGGAATGGAGATCTTGAATTTAGAACAAACCAACACCTTTGATTATACCGAACAGATCAACGCCGCTTATTTGAACTACAATATCCGCTGGGATAAATGGAATTTGCAATTTGGACTACGCGTAGAGCAAACCATTTCAGAAGGAGACTTGACCTCGGCTCAGGACAATGCCAACGCCTTGGTAGAACGCAACTACACCAATTGGTTCCCCAGTGGTGGAATAACCTACCAGCTCAATCAGAAGAACAGTTTAGCACTGACCTACAGTCGCAGAATTCAGCGACCGACCTATCAAAGTCTGAATCCGTTTCAGTTCAAGATCGATGAGCTGACCTTTAGACAAGGAAATCCCTTCTTGCAGCCGCAGTACACGAACAATATCAAACTTTCGCATACCCATAATTACCGTTTGACCACCTCTTTTACCTATACCTATATCTCGGACTTCTTCGCGCAAGTGACGGAAGCCTTGGGAGAAGATCAAAACTTTATCAATCAGCGTAATGTGGCCAATCAACGGGTATATAATATTGGGGTTTCCTACCCTACTCGTATTAATGATTGGTGGTCGATTTATTTGAGTCTGAATGCCTTTAGAAGTGAGTACGAAGCCACTTCTCCAGACTTTCTTCCGGTGAGTCAGAACACTTTGAGCTTTTACGGACAGAACACCTTTAGCCTACCAGTAGGCCTGACCTTTGAGGTTTCCGGTTGGTTCCAATCGCCATCGATCTGGGGTGGTACCTACCGTACTGATAGCCTTGGATCTTTAGACGTGGCACTTCAGAAAAAATTCTTTAACGATAAACTCACGGTAAGAGTGGCCGGAAGCGACATCCTATTTACCTCACCCTGGTCTGGAGTTACGGAATTCGGAGACCTGGTAATAGACGGCAATGGCGGCTCCGACAGCAGGCAATTCCGATTGAGTCTCAACTATAACTTCGGTAGTGATGAGATCAAACAAGCCCGCAAACGTAAAACAGCCATTGAAGATGAAAAAGGAAGAATTGAAAATTAA
- a CDS encoding magnesium chelatase has translation MNLEKIKTLKDLKAAGFQYQSVKDELRKNLIEKLQAKQTVFEGIHGYEYSVIPELERAILSKHNINLLGLRGQAKTRLARQMVSLLDEYIPVVAGSEINDDPFAPVSRYAREVLAEQGDDTPISWLHREDRFAEKLATPDVTVADLIGDVDPIKAANLKLTYADDRVIHFGMIPRANRCIFVINELPDLQARIQVALFNILQEGDVQIRGFKLRLPLDIQFVFTANPEDYTNRGSIVTPLKDRIGSQILTHYPDNLEIARKITAQETEAAAAEKGNVYVPDMAKDILEQISFEARKSEFIDAKSGVSARMSITAYQNLLSTAERRALLNKETETTVRLGDFMGVIPAITGKVELVYEGEQEGAAQVAQQLIADAVLACFEKHFPKVEKLQRDGDKDPYAEVVAWFFEEPGFELLDNLSDKEYIVALNRIHPLDDLVRAYTPDIPKEDRAFYKESILWALAEYKKLSKHPMGDGLHFKDLYGSYISGL, from the coding sequence ATGAACTTAGAAAAGATAAAGACCTTAAAAGATCTAAAAGCAGCAGGATTTCAGTACCAATCGGTCAAAGATGAACTGCGCAAGAATCTTATTGAAAAATTGCAGGCCAAGCAAACAGTATTCGAAGGTATTCACGGTTACGAATACTCGGTGATTCCAGAGCTGGAGCGCGCCATACTCAGTAAGCACAACATCAACCTTTTAGGTTTGCGCGGGCAGGCAAAAACCCGATTGGCACGTCAAATGGTTAGCCTGTTAGACGAATATATTCCTGTGGTTGCCGGTAGCGAGATCAACGACGATCCTTTTGCGCCTGTTTCTCGATATGCTCGTGAAGTCTTGGCCGAGCAGGGAGACGATACGCCGATCAGTTGGTTGCATCGCGAAGATCGCTTTGCAGAGAAATTGGCCACACCAGATGTAACTGTGGCCGACCTTATTGGCGATGTTGACCCGATAAAGGCCGCCAACTTAAAACTAACCTATGCAGATGACAGAGTAATTCACTTTGGAATGATCCCAAGGGCAAACCGTTGCATCTTTGTGATCAACGAATTGCCGGATCTTCAAGCGCGAATTCAAGTTGCATTGTTCAATATCCTTCAGGAAGGAGATGTACAGATCCGCGGCTTCAAATTGCGTCTGCCTTTGGACATTCAATTTGTCTTTACTGCCAATCCGGAAGATTATACCAATCGCGGGAGTATAGTAACTCCACTAAAAGATCGTATAGGTTCACAGATCTTAACACACTATCCGGACAATTTAGAGATCGCTCGTAAAATCACAGCCCAAGAGACCGAAGCTGCTGCGGCAGAGAAGGGGAATGTCTATGTGCCGGACATGGCTAAAGATATTTTGGAACAAATAAGTTTTGAGGCGCGCAAAAGCGAATTCATAGATGCGAAGAGCGGTGTAAGCGCTCGAATGAGCATAACGGCCTATCAAAATCTTTTAAGTACGGCAGAACGAAGAGCTTTACTGAATAAAGAAACCGAAACTACTGTTCGTTTGGGTGACTTTATGGGCGTTATCCCTGCCATTACTGGTAAGGTGGAGCTGGTTTACGAAGGCGAGCAAGAAGGAGCTGCTCAGGTGGCACAACAGTTAATTGCAGATGCTGTCTTAGCTTGTTTTGAGAAGCACTTCCCAAAGGTAGAAAAACTGCAACGCGATGGCGACAAGGATCCTTATGCTGAAGTAGTGGCTTGGTTCTTCGAAGAACCGGGATTTGAACTGTTAGACAATTTATCGGACAAAGAATATATAGTCGCTCTGAATAGAATCCATCCTTTGGATGATCTGGTGCGTGCATACACCCCAGACATACCCAAAGAAGACCGCGCCTTCTACAAGGAGAGTATTCTTTGGGCCTTAGCCGAGTATAAAAAGCTCAGCAAGCATCCTATGGGCGATGGGCTTCATTTTAAGGATCTCTACGGGAGTTACATCAGCGGGCTTTAA